The Amycolatopsis sp. QT-25 genomic sequence GGCCGCGCTCGAAGGCGGCGGCGCAGACCTTGCCCGCGAGGTCGCCGTCGGCGAACTCGATACCACGGGCGAGGCCGCGGCCCTTCGCGAACAGGTTCGCGTCCGGGTACGCCTCGACGATGCCCTGGAAGGCGGTGGCGATGCGCTCCCCCTTGGCCTTGGTCGACTTCTCCAGCTCGTCGTCGCTCCAGTAGACGCGCAGCGCCTCGGTCGCGGTGACGAACGCCGGGCTGATACCGCGGAAGGTGCCGTTGTGCTCACCCGGCTCCCAGACGTCGAGGTCCGGGCGGATCAGCGTCAGCGCCATCGGGATGCCGTAGCCGCCGATGGACTTCGACAGGCAGACGATGTCGGGTTTGATGCCCGCGTCCTCGAAGCTGAAGAACGGTCCGGTGCGGCCGCAGCCCATCTGGACGTCGTCGAGGATCAGCAGGATGCCGTGCTTCTTGCACAGGTCGTCCAGCGCCTTGAGCCACTCGATGCGGGCGGCGTTGATGCCGCCCTCGCCCTGCACGCCTTCGACGATGACGGCGGCGGGCTCGTTCAGGCCACTGCCGGAGTCCCCGAGCAGCTTCTCGAAGTACAGGAAGTCCGGGATGGACCCGTCGAAGTAGTTGTCGTACGGCATCGGGGTGGCGTGCACCAGCGGGACACCGGCGCCGCCGCGCTTCATCGAGTTGCCGGTCACCGACAGGGCGCCCAGCGTCATCCCGTGGAAGGCGTTGGTGAAGTTGATGACCGATTCCTTGCCGGTCACCTTGCGCGCGAGCTTCAACGCGGCCTCGACGGCGTTCGCGCCACCGGGGCCGGGGAAGACGACCTTGTAGTCGAGGTCGCGCGGCTGGAGGATCTTTTCCTTGAACGTCTGGAGGAAGTCCCGCTTGGCCACGGTGAACATGTCGAGCGCGTGCGTCACGCCGTCACGGGCGATGTAGTCGATCAGCGCCCGCTTCAGCGCGGGGTTGTTGTGCCCGTAGTTGAGGGCGCCGGCGCCGGCGAAGAAGTCGAGATAGGCCTTGCCGTCCTCGTCGTACAGGTAGCTCCCCTGCGCCCTGTCGAAGACCACGGGCCAGCCGCGGCTGTAACTGCGGACTTCGGATTCGAGTTCCTCGAAAATGCTCATCACGTTTTCTTTCTCCCTGAGATCCCCGGTTTTACGTTCTGGTCACTGCCGAGCGGACCGATTCGGTACAGGTCCTCCTGCTCGTGCGTTCCTTCCTCGGCCGGGAAATCCGTCGCGGAGAACAGATCCTGGCGTTCCACGGTGGCATCCCACCGCTTGGCGAACGAGGCGAACAACCGGATCGAAGCCTCGTTGTCCGGTGTGATCGTCGTTTCGAGGTATCGCACACCCTGCGCGGTCAGCCGGTCGAACAACTCGTCGAGCAGGGCTCCGGCCAGGCCTTTTCCCTGCTGGGACGGGTCGACCGCGACCTGCCAGACAAACCCGGTGTCCTGCTTCCGATATCCGATCACGAAGCCGACCGGGGTTCCGTCGACTTTCGCGACGACCGAGGTGTCGGCGAAATCGTGGCACCACAGCAAATAGGCGTAAGGTGTGTTGAGGTCGAGCTTCTTCGAATCGCGGGCGATTCTCCAGAGCGCGGCACCGTCCGCCTTGGTCGGACTTTCGATCAAGCGCTTTCCGGACATGTTCAAGAAACGTACCGGAGGATTCGGGCGCGGTCAGACGAGCGCGGCGGCGACAACGCGGCTACCTGCAACAACCCTGAAACACACGTGACAAAGGTAACGGTAACGTTTGAAGCGCAGCACTGGTGGGTAAGGCCGCCCCGCTGCGGTCTCACCGGATGTGACGATACCAACCGTTACCACTTCGTCGCAGGGTCAGAGCGCGTTTTAGTCCCCGGATACCGCAAGAAGACGGTCACTTACGGCGCGCAAGCCCCCGGAAGAAGGAACCGAGCGGCGTCCAGACGGCGGGCAGCACGAGCAGCAGGCAGACGGCCAGCCACCAGACGGGCGCCTCGCCGCGCCGCCAGCCCGCCACGACGTCGCCGAGCCGGCCGAACAGCGGTTCGCGGACCGGTGGCAGGAACGCCGCGAACAGCAGCGCGGCTCCCACCAGCACGCCGAGCACCGTGAGCACCATCCGCCACGTCTTGCGCAACGTCATCAGGCTGACCACCAGGAACACGATGGCGCCCGCGGCCACTGGGACACCGACCCACTGCAGGACGGGGCCGCCCTGCCCGCCGAGCACGAAGCCGGCGAGCACGGTGATCAGCGCGGCGAGCACGTTCCACGGTGA encodes the following:
- the ectB gene encoding diaminobutyrate--2-oxoglutarate transaminase, producing MSIFEELESEVRSYSRGWPVVFDRAQGSYLYDEDGKAYLDFFAGAGALNYGHNNPALKRALIDYIARDGVTHALDMFTVAKRDFLQTFKEKILQPRDLDYKVVFPGPGGANAVEAALKLARKVTGKESVINFTNAFHGMTLGALSVTGNSMKRGGAGVPLVHATPMPYDNYFDGSIPDFLYFEKLLGDSGSGLNEPAAVIVEGVQGEGGINAARIEWLKALDDLCKKHGILLILDDVQMGCGRTGPFFSFEDAGIKPDIVCLSKSIGGYGIPMALTLIRPDLDVWEPGEHNGTFRGISPAFVTATEALRVYWSDDELEKSTKAKGERIATAFQGIVEAYPDANLFAKGRGLARGIEFADGDLAGKVCAAAFERGLLMETSGPDGEVMKVLPPLTLTDDEVTKGLSIIAEAVATVLN
- the ectA gene encoding diaminobutyrate acetyltransferase, with the translated sequence MSGKRLIESPTKADGAALWRIARDSKKLDLNTPYAYLLWCHDFADTSVVAKVDGTPVGFVIGYRKQDTGFVWQVAVDPSQQGKGLAGALLDELFDRLTAQGVRYLETTITPDNEASIRLFASFAKRWDATVERQDLFSATDFPAEEGTHEQEDLYRIGPLGSDQNVKPGISGRKKT